The following is a genomic window from Methanocella sp..
TTTTGTACAATTTATACAATTTCGTAAGCTCCTTATAGGTATTGGAATCCGATTTCTGTAGTTTTTGAAGGTCTTCCGATATGGCCATTATCTCCATCAATTCTTCAATCGTTATATTATATTTTAAAAGTATACTCATCGTAGCCTTAAGGGGCTTACAATCCATTTTTTCAACCCCCGGCCTCATAGAAGCACAATGCGTTGGCGGCATTTCGATTTCACCTGTCCCGGGTTATTATCCTGGGCACGATCGCTAGTCCTTCGACCGCATATCTTTCCAGCAATAACCCACTATAATTATACGTTTAAAATTGATAAATATATCTATTTTAAATTAAGAATTAAATTTTAATGGTAGTCAATTAGATAGTATCCATAATGATTGCTGTCGGCCGAAGAAAAGACATTAAATAGGGGTGTGGATAACTATATGCTAAATAATCAATCGTATGGCTTAAGTCGGATTCGCAGGATTGACTTTTTTATGTCCGATCCCAATTTGTTTAGACTTTCCGTTCTACGGTTAAAGCCTTATTTAAGGAGGAATTGAGGAGTATATGGATAGAATAGCCACAAGATGCGCAACGGACGAGATCCACAGGATTTTATTTGAATTCAATCCAGCGTATGCGAAAACGCGGCGAGAGATACTCGCGAAAACAGATGAATATATGCTGATAAGTCGTCTCGTAGGATTAAGGCCCGACCTCATCATAATACCCGTCGTCGTGCACGTGGTTTACAACACCCAGGACCAGTATGTCAGCCGGGATCAGGTTAACAGCCAGATCGATGCGCTCAACCGCGACTATCAGAAGATGAACACCGACGGCATCCAATTCGCCGAGAGGCTATGCTCCGATTTTGCCGCCCTGGCCGCGGATACCCGCATCGAATTTCAGCTGGCGAAGCGTGGCCCTGACTGCGATTATATACCAGAAGGCGCGATAACATGGACAAAAACAACCATGTCGAAATTCAGTCCACCTGATATGGATGCCTTAAAAACGGACCCGACGCTGGACAAGGTAAAGCATTCGTCTGTCGCCCCGGATGGGACTCAGAATGGCGGGCATGATGCCTGGCCAACGGATAAATACCTCAACATATGGGTATGTAACATTGATGATGGCGATTGGGCGGGCTATACGACCTTTCCCGGCTGGCCCAGGGAAGTGGACGGCGTCGTAATACATTATGATTATTTTGGTACCTTGAATAAGGCTCCCCCGTTTGATAAAGGCCGGACGACGACCCACGAGGTCGGCCACTGGCTCAACCTGCACCACCCGTGGGGCGACGACGTAAATTACAATTGCTTAAATACGGACTTTGTCCTGGATACGCCGAACCAGAAAGACTATAATTTCCTATGCCCCCACTCAATACCTAACACCAACACCGAATACTATTATCAAACATGCACAGCATCGTCGGACCCGAATAAAAGGTGCCTGGGATTTCCCCATATCTCCTGTAAAAATGCCAGTCCAAACGGGGACATGTTCATCAATTATATGGACTACGCCCAGGACCGCTGCATGGCCATGTTCACCGCGGGGCAGGCGCGGCGGATGGAAGCCCTGTTGAACGGCTACCGGCGCTCGATCCGGGATTCCCAGGGCTACGTGCCGCCGACGCCGAACGGCGCCGCAGATCTGTGGATCCGCGATTCACCCCGGGACCTGGGATCCGAGCCGGATACCGCCGCCGGCCCGATGTTCGCCAGCGACGACATATTCGTAAACCCTCCCAGCGGGCCTTTTATCGTCGAGAGCGGGAATCTCATACCGGGCGAGACGAATCACATATATGTCAATATCCGGAACCGCGGCTGCAGGCAATCCAGCGGGGGCAAGGTCATACTCTACTGGGCGAAGGCATCGACCGGACTGGGCTGGCCCGCCCCGTGGGACGGCTCGGTCACGGCGCCCGCACCGATGGGCGGCAAGATCGGAGAAATGGCCATCGGAAGCGTGGGCCCGAGCTCCATGAAGCCGCTGCGCTTCGACTGGGTCCCGCCCGACCCCGCGGATTATGCCGCATTCGGGGCGGACCGGACCCATTTTTGCCTGCTGGCACGGATCGAGACCATCCGCCATGCGCCCTATGGCATGACGTCCCCTGAAGGGCCAAACCTCTGGGAGAACGTGAGGAATAATAACAATATCGCGTGGAAAAACGTCACCATCGCGGAAAGACTGGTCTGGGGCTGGCGCGGACAGCTGCTCGTCAATAGCATCCTCAAATACCGTAAGCCCGACCCCGAACATATGCCGGTTCCTGAACAAAAGCCCGAGAGAGGTCTCGCGCCAATTCGGCTAACGTTCCAATCCGCTGTAAAATATCCCCTTGAAAGCCCGTATCCCTTGCCCAGATCTGTGCTGGACCTGGGTGACGTGGAACTGGACCTGGGCCCCTCCCTGTTTAGCCGGTGGCAGGCCGACGGAATGCCCGGCCGGGGAGTCGAGGCTGCCGGAGGCAGCAGGGTCGCGATAAAAGAGCCTCAGGCCAGAATCGAGGTAAAGATTCCGCATGATGAATTGTACGTCGTCGAATTTTCCGTCAGGCCCGGGACACCTAAAATAAAAGGCTACGACGCCTTCTTCTTTGACATAGTTCAGGAAGAACGTGTTAAAAGATCGTATCGACACGTGGGCGGCCAGAGGTTCATTATCCAGACACTAAACGATGGAAAATTCATTGGATGATCGTACAGCGAATTTAACTTAAAAACTTCTTTTTCTTTTCAGGCCCGATGTATTTAAGCATCGAATCGTCAATAATTAGTTGAACCCATGGACCCCAGCCCCCAATCCAGTCCACCTTCGCGTAAGCGGATCTTTCTCAGCTACGGCCACGACGAGAGCGTGCCCCTGGTCCTTCGATTGAAAAATGACCTGGTCGCCAGAGGATA
Proteins encoded in this region:
- a CDS encoding M43 family zinc metalloprotease, whose product is MLISRLVGLRPDLIIIPVVVHVVYNTQDQYVSRDQVNSQIDALNRDYQKMNTDGIQFAERLCSDFAALAADTRIEFQLAKRGPDCDYIPEGAITWTKTTMSKFSPPDMDALKTDPTLDKVKHSSVAPDGTQNGGHDAWPTDKYLNIWVCNIDDGDWAGYTTFPGWPREVDGVVIHYDYFGTLNKAPPFDKGRTTTHEVGHWLNLHHPWGDDVNYNCLNTDFVLDTPNQKDYNFLCPHSIPNTNTEYYYQTCTASSDPNKRCLGFPHISCKNASPNGDMFINYMDYAQDRCMAMFTAGQARRMEALLNGYRRSIRDSQGYVPPTPNGAADLWIRDSPRDLGSEPDTAAGPMFASDDIFVNPPSGPFIVESGNLIPGETNHIYVNIRNRGCRQSSGGKVILYWAKASTGLGWPAPWDGSVTAPAPMGGKIGEMAIGSVGPSSMKPLRFDWVPPDPADYAAFGADRTHFCLLARIETIRHAPYGMTSPEGPNLWENVRNNNNIAWKNVTIAERLVWGWRGQLLVNSILKYRKPDPEHMPVPEQKPERGLAPIRLTFQSAVKYPLESPYPLPRSVLDLGDVELDLGPSLFSRWQADGMPGRGVEAAGGSRVAIKEPQARIEVKIPHDELYVVEFSVRPGTPKIKGYDAFFFDIVQEERVKRSYRHVGGQRFIIQTLNDGKFIG